A region of the Littorina saxatilis isolate snail1 linkage group LG12, US_GU_Lsax_2.0, whole genome shotgun sequence genome:
TCCATTTGTACAACCGCTATCGGCATTTTTCTCTGACGCATATCTGCTAGGGTTATGTTCTGGTGTTCGCCCGTATAACACTTCGGCGGCACTAGTGAAGAGTTCACCACTATACAAGTTGCGCCCGTGTCACGGATACCACTTGCGTCCTTTCCCTCTACCTGTACTCTACAATTTGGATCGTATGCATCGCCCTTACGACATTGGCATGTGACCTCGTCACCTGACGTTCGAACTGCAGCTAGTAATGTTGATGCATAATTACTGCTGGGTCTTGGCCCACCCAATCTTTTGGGACAATCACGCATCATGTGCGGCCCCCCACATCTGAAGCACCCCTTCGTGTTGGGTGGTGGTCTATTCCCTGTTTGCCTGTTTGGATTACCCCCCGACCTCTGTCCAAAGTTATTGCCCTTGTGTGGCTGCCTATTGTCTGACTGTGCGTTACCCCCGGTTGGAGGTGGTCCATTACGCGGTTTATTGTCAAACCTACGCTCGCCCCCCTGTGACTGTCGCGGTGGCATGCGTCCCCCGGCATCACGTGCATCTATGTATGTTTGCACATGTTTCACAACATCATCGATGTTAGTTGGATTTCTTTCCCTAACGAATCTGTTTTGGTCCGGAGTTAGGACATCCAACAGTTTGTCTGTGAGAATTAAATCCTCCAAGTCACCCGACTTCCCTTCCTTTTCGGACAACTCCTTCCATCTATCTAGATAGGTTTTCATGCGTTTTCGGCATTCTttgatgctctcttccttttcccACTTAACCTCTTTGAATCTCTTCCTGTAAGATTCAGCAGTCAGCTGAAAACGCTGCAAGATCGCTGTTTTCACCTCATCATAGTTTACTGACTCCTCATCAGACAATTCGATGTACACCTGTCGTGCTTGACCTCGCAATTGCCCTGACAATCGAATTGCCCACTCATCTTCATCCCAATCTGATAGTTTTGCAATGCGTTCAAACTGTTTGAAGTAGGCTTCTATATCATCTTTGTCATCCAAAATTGGCAGATTGATATGTATCTTGCTACTTGACTCTCTGGGCATGCACTGGTTATTTTGGTTTACATTCTGATTTAAACCTAGGTCAACCATTTCCCGCATTTTCCTCAGTTCGAATTCTTGTTGCATTTCTATCTCTTCGCGTCTTTCTCGCGCCCTTCTTTCCTCCCTTCTGGCTTCTTCTTCCATTTCCGCCCTTTTCTGCTCCGCCTCTCTTTCCTCTTCGAGTTTCTTTTCCTCTCGATTTATCTCTTCCAGACGTCGCTTTTCGATATAGTCTGCCAACTCTATACCTGACAGACCCAGGATAATCCCATCCTGCTTGAATGCCAACAGCGGAGAATCCGCCTCCATAACCTGCCGTCTCGGCATTTTCTTAACTTGTCGGTGCAACAACTAGTctcagttattttgccaaaataCACTAAAGACTCAGTTCCTCAATCCTAATTTGTCTACACGTAACCCTGGTATACAAAAGTAAGGAATATAAGAGCACACCTCTAATCACTACCAGATTAGAACACCGACTGACTATAGTAGTTATGTCTTTAACCTAGACCTACTCGACTCCCGAGTTAACTGCTATATCAAACTTCCTTGTGAAGGGTTATAACAACTGATAACTCAATCACCACAACGTGATCTGGCTTCCGAGTGACCTTGACACTAATTCAATAGCACAAAACCTAGTCACTACTGACTCAGGAAACACACCAGCTTCACTAAAATAATCTATCACAACAAGATTATTTTCCTTACCTAGTCTCAGTATAGTGTCACATTGACCCAACTATACTAAACCAATATCGACTTTCGAAATTGGAAATCGGCTAACTGGATTTTACAGTTCTGACTTTCAGAACCTAGACAAAAACAACCATAATGCTTTTATATGTCTATCCATCCAGTTAAGCTTTACTAGGTAAACTCGAGTTTTATAGGTTCAGCAATACCATGCTAATTCTCTACCTATCATCAAAACTCTCATCAGACCCTACTGCACTTCTTACAATAGTTCCGGTAAATCTTCATTCAAAACTCAGCTTCCCTGAGTTGAATTACTTTACTTTAATCCATGACAACTATATTTCTTATGCCACCAAGAAATACAAAGTCATGGACGATTTTAGTCCAAGCGTGCGTTTACATTCAAgtattgcttgactaaaatggaATAGTGCCTTCGCACAAAAGAATATATGTTGATGTTTCAGTTCGGTTTACAAtgtttcccttttcttttggaATTCGTAAATTGGCTATCTCAAGAAAACCTACCTCGCGTCCAAGATAATTTTCCCAAGGAAACCAATCACAATTCTTTCACTCATACACTTCTACTGGTATCACCTACTGCATTCATAAATACTGACAGTTCGTATGTGAAACAAAAATCTACGTGTTACAATGTACCTATCCAACTGATCTATTCATGCACATGCAGTCGTGCAAAATGtacaaatacaaaaatgaatTACCATAGCCAGACCTCCGAATGAGTTTTGTGACAAACCTGCACAATGGTGTGATACCCAACTAAAAAATTTAGAATTTTGGCTCGTGTCTTTGGAAATAATCCCAAAACCAAGAGTGTCTTGGAACTATCCCTAGGACGAGTACCCCCAAATGTTGCGGATCCTTGTCTGTTGCGTACTCGGAGGGTACGAAGACCTCACCTTTTACGTTATAAATCAGAACAAgaatgaattttgtttctaaaaaaaattctatcaCACCACTATTGCAGATTCATGTACAAAACACACAAGACGTATTTGTAAATTTATAGATTCAACTTTTATTTACTGGCTTGTTCCGTGGTCGACGGGTTATTCTTCATTTCTGTATCGTTCATATATCCTGGATCTAATTCTAAAAGTCACTCATCTTGAAAACACGCAGTGATGATGTTGACAGTCGGAACGTCGTGTGGTCCAGGCTGGTTATCGTCGAACGGTTACATAAAGTTCATCATTGATGATCAGGAAAACATCGCACGAAGTTAGAGGGTTGATCGTGAAAAAAACTCGTCCCTCAGATCTCGAACTGGAAACTCGTAGTCATAACTCGAAACACCAACATATCTGTCGAAATAATGACAAGTCTCAGAACTGGGAATTATTCTATCATCATACAAACCGTTTCCCCTGAgacctgtgtgataaaaacacatCTTGTTATTCAAATGGAGATCCAACTATATCATTCATTACAGCACtttataaacaattaattatccACATTCGTTCCTCATGCTGCTCAACGTTCATACAATGTATTATGTTTGATCTACAGTGATCACATAAAATCTTGGTATTTGATCACACTTGTGATACCGTGACCAATACAGTGCTCATAAAAATTAACTTGGTAACCTTGGGAAAATCAACTTGGATCTAAAAAACATATTTGCCGAGAAAAGATTCCCTCACCCTGACGGTTACCGGCTACCGCTGTCGCTCGCTGCCAGATCTCTGGTCGCCCCGTGAAATACAGGGTGTCTCCGCTGTGGAGGGTTTTGCCAACTTCGTTCGCCCTTGGCGATGGTTTTTGCTTCTAGGCATAGGCATAGAACGGTGTTGTTGTGGTCCTCTCATGCTTTCGCTCCTTCTCTTCCACTTTCCGTTGCCTTTTCTTTTCGATCGttattcttttctctctctgcgcAGACTCCTTAATCGCTAACCGAAACTCATCTTTGCGTTGTTAGCTAACCTAGACCAATGGAAACTCTTGTCTATTCGCGAAAATAGCGATCAAGAATTTCGTACCTAATAATAACCTCATTTATTATCTAACTCCTTATGTTCCCAATACTAATGAACAAAGTAAACTGACGATCACATCGAAAGTAAAAGAATAAGCTTTGAAGGAAACTCCTTCAAGAAATACGACAACTCCTTGACGACAAACAAAATGACGTCAACTGATAGCAAAACTTTGACGTAATTATACTTCGGTTTTCCCGACAATACATAGGCACTTGCTGCATCACCTAATTAAATAGACCATAGGTGCCTGACGGTGCTCGGTATTTGTATGGACCTGAATAGCTTGCGTACATTTTCGCAacaccaggcggtcacccatccaagtactaaccgggcccgacgttgcttaacttcggtggtcggacgagaaccggtgttttcaacgtggtatggccgttggctgtcaaaacctgagtctctccagtagcccctagatcggattcaccaacccccaaagagggttgggaatcgacctgcccccggattcgagccaggggggagaaggaaaccttccccccaggcttgaaaccgggaggagctgaagcctgagactgagggccggacaacggcgtcgaagggggggaagcctgttccactgaaggagaaggagaaagaagctttttctttcccctcgaccttccccgaaccttcgacggcgcagccccgcccgaagtcccaggctcaagcccagcctgtttgagcaagctcgcattgagcttgctcaaacaggctttctccgccctccctcgccgcaaacgcaaagcgtttggggagggagagtcggagcgccgaaagatccccttctccgtgcgtaaaacatgacgctgggcgcccggagaagggttgcccccggcagactctggttccgtagaaccagagcccaaaacaggacgagacatcctacctcgccctgtacgtacccttaaagaccgagaattaacaaaattcaaagaaaatttaggtcaatactcaagtgaatgcggcgaaacgagaagcagacgaccggtcaccacgaagtaggacgggaggcacgccgagtccgccacacaaaaacggaggcacaagttgaaggaaacacaacgtagcctcaagccagaagtggaataacacacaataatccaacaggtgatagtccacacagaaaaggagcctcttagtccaaaataatccgggagcgtagcagaaacacagccggtctgacacgcgcgaaaaaagaaagaggacgcgccacctacatcctgtaagggggaagcactcggacagtgcttgggatccacggtggcgcatggttatgggagataattgtacccactcagcgttttgtccaattttttcggcctataatagataatgtgcaagaatagtactgtcgaggtaagtgttatattgactgtgtgtgtgtgtgtgtgtgtgtgtgtgtgtgtgtgtgtgtgtgtttgggagtggggggggggtcttgaaaACAAACAGTGAGGATGTTGATACAGTACTTTTTAGTGTTGAGCTTTGATTTAATGTTTCTGAATTCAATTTGAGTTGATCAACTGATTATAACCAAATACATGGGAGTTTTACATAGCTAACAGTTCAATATGTTTGATTTTGTAATAGCAACTTCAAAGTGTTCGATTGTGTGTTTTGCAGCAAACAGTTTTGGACTGAGCGTGACAATCGGTGCTGACTTCAAAGACACTGACTATGATCTCAAGTCAAGACGGATCATGGAGATCCAGCAACAGGTTGGTTTAACTCTACATGTGATttgtattattttgttcaaatgaaacttttcttttcatgaaaaaaaatccaaaaacagatagacagcgctaatgttccaaaattcagaataaaaaaagaaagaatggtaggtaattggaacgtttattattgacaaaatgtTTATGATTGTAATGATTTactttgtcaataataaacgttccaaatacccaccattcttgttttttgattttgttctttttatggTGAATTTCAGTGGTACCAGTCATGTCATGCCCATTTGGCACAAGGACAAGCTTCCAATAAAGGACACTTTGTGTTGTCCGCTTCACTTTCATTTGATTAAGTAGTCCTTTCATGAATGGTCACCTGCAATACAGGGACTCGATCTTTTTGCTTTTCACAAGGGTGTCCTCTTGTCACAGTTACCCTCTTACTTGAGGTACAGCTATTTGTGTCATGCACTTATGTGATCACATCATTCAGTGAATAGACTGTAAACCAATTTGATCACATGATTcagttcgtcgcgatataaccttgaatggttgaaaacgacgttaaacaccaaataaagaaagaaacatgatTCAGTCAATAGACTGTAAACCTATTTGTGATCGCATGATTCAGTCAATAGACTGTAAACCTATTTGTGATCGCATGATTCAGTCATTAGACTGTAAACCTATGTGTGATCGCATGATTCAGTCATTAGACTGTGAACCTATATGTGATCACATGATTCAGTCAATAGACTGTGAACCTATATGTGATCGCATCATTCAGTCATTAGACTGTAAACCTATATGTGATCGCATCATTCAGTCATTAGACTGTAAACCTATATGTGATCGCATCATTCAGTCATTTGACTGTAAACCTATATGTGATCGCATGATTCAGTCATTAGACTGTAAACCTATATGTGATCGCATGATTCAGTCATTAGACTGTAAACCTATATGTGATCGCATGATTCAGTCATTAGACTGTAAACCTATATGTGATCGCATGATTCAGTCATTAGACTGTAAACCTATATGTGATCGCATGATTCAGTCATTAGACTGTAAACCTATATGTGATCGCATGATTCAGTCATTAGACTGTAAACCTATATGTGATCGCATGATTCAGTCATTAGACTGTAAACCTATATGTGATCGCATGATTCAGTCATTAGACTGTAAACCTATATGTGATCGCATGATTCAGTCATTATACTGTAAACCTATATGTGATCGCATGATTCAGTCATTAGACTGTAAACCTATATGTGATCGCATGATTCAGTCATTAGACTGTAAACCTATAAGTGATCGCATGATTCAGTCATTAGACTGTAAACCTATATGTGATCGCATGATTCAGTCAATAGACTGTAAACCTATATGTGATCGCATGATTCAGTCAATAGACTGTACACCTATATGTGATCGCATGATTCAGTCATTAGACTGTAAACCTATATGTGATCGCATGATTCAGTCAATAGACTGTAAACCTATATGTGATCGCATGATTCAGTCAATAGACTGTAAACCTATATGTGATCGCATGATTCAGTCAATGGAGACTGTGAACTTATCTGATCGCATGATTCAGTCTGTAGACTTTTAACCTTTGGGATCACATGATTCAGTTTATTCTGTAACATCTACAGCTGCTGTTGCTTCTGTTTGGAAATGTCATGATTTAAAGAGCCATTACTGCTgtcatattttgtttttgatttggttgttggttttttccTTTGCATTAGCTATGAACTAGTACCTTATGCATGGCAGTGCATTTAAGTAAGTTCTTACATATGTCCTTGTGTGGGTATAGTTGTAGTGTTTGCATTCAATATGAACTGTTGACATTCTTTTTTGTTTCAGCTACGAATGATTTTGGAAAGATTCCCTGAGTTTGTTCGATTAGACATCGACAGAACCACGTAAGCAGAACTGcgtctttttcttgttctgaATAGTAAATGTTAtttctttgttggtttgttgtaCATTTCGTCATTTGCATTACACACATGtgaaaatgacacacacacaaaaacaaaacaacaacaaactatcTGGGCGGGCACCAAAAAAAATGAGAAGATGAGAAAAAAATtgcttttgttcttcttcttcttcttcttgttgccgctacacgtggagaccagtccaatttagaaatgtagtggtcatctgcagGGACGCCGATTGCTTTTGTTGTGTTTGGTTCCCTTTCAGATAGCATCGGAGGATGTATACATTTTAtgactcagagacagtatccatgtccctGCCCTGTGTCACCGACatggcacataaaagacctcagtcattctTCCAGAAGTGCAAGTGGCTGATTGCACCCAtaagcacgcacacacctgggtataTATCAATATATCATgcctcttgttgctgctagctttccacttggaggaTGGGACCCGAAGTTCACAGTGATTAGACAACGAAGTATGATTAATGAACTGAAGTCTTGTTTTGAGGTCatttaaaggtttgtttttttcctcttcATTTCAGGCCAGGAAGCATCCATCTGGAAGGAACAGTGACAGTAGACAGGTCCGCAGGCTTTGAGAGTCTCAGAAACATCGTGGGCAAACTGAATGGAGCCCCTGTGGTTTTCGACGGTCTGAAGGCCACCGTCACAAATGCAACCGTTGTGAACTCAGGTAAGCTGTTTGCCATCATACTGtctttttacattattttagtcaagttttgattttttattGCTTTAATATGCTAgttgtacagtagaacccccctttgaaGGACAAcaaaatcaggccttaaaaaaggagggagttttaacatggaggtaaaagtatagaggttatgaactaACAAGCAAAAATGATCATGctaaccaccacagatctgtccaggctctaACATGTTTTGAGAGCATCCTTACACTTGGAGACATTCTAAAAATGATCATGctaaccaccacagatctgtccaggctctaACATGTTTTGAGAGCATCCTTACACTTGGAGACATTCTAAAAATGATCATGctaaccaccacagatctgtccaggctctaACATGTTTTGAGAGCATCCTTACACTTGGAGACATTCTAAAAATGATCATGctaaccaccacagatctgtccaggctctaACATGTTTTGAGAGCATCCTTACACTTGGAGACATTCTAAAAATGATCATGctaaccaccacagatctgtccaggctctaACATGTTTTGAGAGCATCCTTACACTTGGAGACATTCTAAAAATGATCATGctaaccaccacagatctgtccaggctctaACATGTTTTGAGAGCATCCTTACACTTGGAGACATTCTAAAAATGATCACGctaaccaccacagatctgtccaggctccAACATGTTTTGAGAGCATCCTTACACTTGGAGACATTCTAAAAATGATCATGctaaccaccacagatctgtccaggctccAACATGTTTTGAGAGCATCCTTACACTTGGAGACATTCTAAAAATGATCATGctaaccaccacagatctgtccaggctctaACATGTTTTGAGAGCATCCTTACACTTGGAGACATTCTAAAAATGATCATGctaaccaccacagatctgtccaggctctaACATGTTTTGAGAGCATCCTTACACTTGGAGACATTCTAAAAATGATCACGctaaccaccacagatctgtccaggctccAACATGTTTTGAGAGCATCCTTACACTTGGAGACATTCTAAAAATGATCATGctaaccaccacagatctgtccaggctctaACATGTTTTGAGA
Encoded here:
- the LOC138981249 gene encoding DNA ligase 1-like, which encodes MPRRQVMEADSPLLAFKQDGIILGLSGIELADYIEKRRLEEINREEKKLEEEREAEQKRAEMEEEARREERRARERREEIEMQQEFELRKMREMVDLGLNQNVNQNNQCMPRESSSKIHINLPILDDKDDIEAYFKQFERIAKLSDWDEDEWAIRLSGQLRGQARQVYIELSDEESVNYDEVKTAILQRFQLTAESYRKRFKEVKWEKEESIKECRKRMKTYLDRWKELSEKEGKSGDLEDLILTDKLLDVLTPDQNRFVRERNPTNIDDVVKHVQTYIDARDAGGRMPPRQSQGGERRFDNKPRNGPPPTGGNAQEVRGPMQVLRQVWTNEDTADETRSTVSHIVDLTNKIEKTCEIAKNNLSKAALKYTEAYNKKTKERSLAVGDKVLLLLPEKHNKLQLTWKGPYPVIEKVGSCNYRVKIKGRDKLLHANLLKLYVERESESKENKSEQTKAKTIVEVPEIVAVVVDDVHDDEMGDLGIDRFPMLSLKPKEGPKDVNINPNLEPQRQAEIQALCDRKVKALKDIPGKCVIEECEFKLTSQEPVHVKQYKLPFSQVEIVKKEVNDRLKLGVIEPSISPYNSPIVLVKKKDGSIRFCNDCRRPRQRMDVS